One region of Phragmites australis chromosome 18, lpPhrAust1.1, whole genome shotgun sequence genomic DNA includes:
- the LOC133899276 gene encoding probable LRR receptor-like serine/threonine-protein kinase At2g24230, whose translation MGRGGGRCCALLILAVAAWCAAAQEPNTDAYFVSRFFSKLGREAPSSGGGGAVCSWPGVSCDGEGRVVVFAAAGMGLSGAIPEDSVGKLGRLQLLDLSSNRLTALPNDLWELSASLLALNLSGNAISGALPNNVGNFARLQALDVSHNAFTGALPQALGSLAGLQVLNASHNQFQGQVPGAVVTGCRSLVAMDLSGNALNGDLPDLSPLRLLAYLNLSGNRLGGSVIGAFQEQLRVIDLSNNRFSGLNFSSGYAGSSLMYLDLSGNELLGEFTIAGRFRNLRHVNLAHNPLFNGNLLLSVGEISELEYVNFSSTGLHGHIPTEFSSRLVGLKVLDLSQNNISGVVPDLSSLQLRVLDLSVNNLTGEIPVALVKKLASMERFNFSYNNLTVCASELSPEAFAAAFARSRNDCPIAVNPDRIKKSGGKRKGMKLALAIVLSLFFSVFGLLCLAFACRRRRKMCDALPVVKQVSFNEEPGVSGPFAFQTDSTTWVADVKVATSVPVVIFEKPLLSFTFADLLAATSNFDRGTLLAEGRFGPVYRGFLLGGIQVAVKVLVHGSVMADQDAARELERLGRIKHPNLVPLTGYCLAGDQRIAIYEYMENGNLHNLLHDLPLGVQTTEDWSTDTWEDNNGGVTTENITLEGTETWVFRHKIALGAARALAFLHHGCIPQIVHRDVKASSIYFDCTMEPRLSDFGLSMIAGTSTDNDLLHHSPGYAPPEFSDLENAIATAKSDVYSFGVVMFELVTGKKPLGDEYPDQKEASLVNWARAMVKANLGSSIIDPKIRDTGLERQMEEALRIAYLCTAELPSKRPAMQQIVGLLKDIEPKVAEQD comes from the coding sequence ATGGGCcgtggcggcggccgctgctgcgCCCTCCTCATCCTGGCGGTGGCCGCGTGGTGCGCGGCGGCGCAGGAGCCCAACACGGATGCCTACTTCGTCTCCcgcttcttctccaagcttggcCGCGAGGCGCCGtcgtcgggcggcggcggcgcggtaTGTTCTTGGCCTGGGGTGTCCTGCGACGGCGAGGGGCGGGTGGTGGTGTTCGCGGCCGCCGGGATGGGTCTGTCGGGCGCCATCCCGGAGGACTCCGTCGGCAAGCTCGGGCGGCTGCAACTCCTCGACCTCAGTAGCAACCGCCTCACCGCGCTGCCCAACGACCTGTGGGAGCTCAGCGCGTCGCTGCTCGCGCTCAACCTCTCCGGCAACGCCATCAGCGGCGCGCTCCCCAACAACGTCGGCAACTTCGCGCGCCTCCAGGCGCTCGACGTCTCCCACAACGCCTTCACTGGCGCGCTACCGCAGGCGCTCGGCTCCCTCGCCGGATTGCAGGTGCTCAACGCCAGCCACAACCAGTTCCAAGGGCAGGTCCCCGGCGCCGTCGTCACCGGGTGCCGGAGCCTCGTGGCCATGGATCTCTCCGGCAATGCACTGAACGGGGACTTGCCGGACTTGTCACCGCTCCGGTTGCTGGCCTACCTCAACCTGTCGGGCAACCGGCTCGGCGGCTCTGTCATCGGGGCGTTCCAGGAGCAGTTGAGGGTCATAGACCTTAGCAACAACCGCTTCTCTGGCTTAAATTTTAGCAGTGGGTATGCTGGCTCGTCGTTGATGTACCTCGACTTGTCAGGCAATGAGCTTCTTGGAGAATTCACCATTGCCGGCCGGTTCCGGAACCTGAGGCATGTGAATCTTGCACACAACCCGTTGTTCAATGGCAATTTACTCTTGTCCGTGGGTGAGATCTCTGAATTGGAGTATGTTAATTTTTCAAGCACTGGATTGCATGGGCATATCCCCACGGAATTTTCGTCCCGATTGGTTGGATTGAAGGTGTTGGATTTGTCACAGAACAATATCAGCGGGGTAGTCCCTGACTTGAGCTCTCTTCAGCTACGCGTTCTGGACTTGTCCGTGAACAACCTCACCGGTGAGATACCTGTGGCATTGGTGAAGAAGTTGGCATCAATGGAGCGGTTCAACTTCTCATACAACAACCTCACTGTATGTGCCTCTGAGCTCTCTCCCGAGGCGTTTGCAGCTGCATTTGCTAGGTCCAGGAATGACTGCCCAATCGCTGTGAACCCGGACCGTATCAAGAAAAGTGGGGGGAAGCGTAAGGGGATGAAGCTGGCATTGGCCATTGTGCTTTCGCTTTTCTTCTCTGTTTTTGGGTTGCTTTGCTTGGCATTTGCATGTCGGAGGCGGAGGAAGATGTGTGATGCACTGCCTGTGGTTAAGCAGGTGTCGTTCAACGAGGAGCCTGGTGTATCTGGGCCATTTGCTTTCCAGACAGATTCAACAACATGGGTTGCCGATGTGAAGGTTGCAACTTCAGTGCCAGTCGTAATCTTTGAGAAGCCACTACTGAGCTTCACATTTGCCGACCTCTTGGCAGCGACATCGAACTTTGACAGGGGTACTTTGCTGGCAGAAGGGAGATTTGGTCCGGTGTATAGGGGATTCCTTCTTGGTGGAATTCAAGTTGCTGTTAAGGTGCTGGTCCATGGGTCGGTAATGGCAGACCAAGATGCTGCCAGGGAGCTCGAGCGGCTGGGAAGGATCAAGCATCCTAACTTGGTTCCTTTGACTGGTTACTGTCTGGCAGGGGACCAGAGAATTGCAATCTATGAGTACATGGAGAATGGAAATTTGCACAACTTACTGCATGACTTGCCACTAGGAGTTCAGACCACTGAAGATTGGAGCACCGACACATGGGAGGACAACAACGGAGGTGTCACAACTGAAAACATCACACTGGAGGGTACTGAGACATGGGTGTTCCGACACAAAATCGCATTAGGTGCTGCGAGGGCACTGGCATTCCTCCATCACGGCTGTATCCCGCAGATTGTCCATCGGGATGTTAAGGCAAGCAGCATCTACTTCGACTGCACAATGGAGCCTAGGCTGTCCGATTTTGGGTTGTCAATGATCGCTGGGACAAGCACCGACAACGATCTCCTGCACCATTCCCCAGGCTATGCTCCGCCAGAGTTCTCCGACTTGGAGAACGCCATAGCGACTGCAAAATCTGATGTTTACAGCTTTGGTGTCGTGATGTTTGAATTGGTCACCGGCAAGAAGCCGCTGGGTGACGAGTACCCTGATCAGAAGGAGGCAAGCCTAGTGAACTGGGCCAGGGCAATGGTGAAGGCGAACCTAGGGTCCAGCATCATCGATCCAAAGATCCGTGACACCGGGCTGGAGCGACAGATGGAAGAGGCGCTGCGGATCGCCTACCTGTGCACCGCCGAGCTGCCGTCCAAGAGGCCGGCCATGCAGCAGATCGTTGGCCTGCTGAAGGACATTGAGCCTAAGGTAGCGGAGCAGGACTGA